One genomic region from Xiphophorus couchianus chromosome 21, X_couchianus-1.0, whole genome shotgun sequence encodes:
- the LOC114136525 gene encoding myosin-6-like, with protein sequence MSGDALMAEFGPAASFLRKSDRERLEAQTRPFDMKRACFVPDPEVEYVKATVTSRDGDKVTVDTETGKTVTVKEVDVHPQNPPKFDKIEDMAMFTFLHEPAVLFNLKERYAAWMIYTYSGLFCVTVNPYKWLPVYDKSVVNAYRGKKRSEAPPHIYSISDNAYQYMLSDRENQSILITGESGAGKTVNTKRVIQYFASIAAVSGKKDPSQEKKGTLEDQIIQANPALEAFGNAKTIRNDNSSRFGKFIRIHFGVSGKLSSADIETYLLEKSRVTYQLKAERDYHIFYQILSQRKPELLEMLLITNNPYDYAYISQGETTVASINDAEELMATDEAFDVLGFTQEEKNGIYKLTGAVMHYGNMKFKQKQREEQAEPDGTEDVDKVAYLMGLNSADLIKGLCHPRVKVGNEWVTKGQSVQQVYYSIGALGKSVYEKMFLWMVVRINQSLDTKQPRQYFIGVLDIAGFEIFDFNTFEQLCINYTNEKLQQFFNHHMFVLEQEEYKKEGIVWEFIDFGMDLAACIELIEKPMGIMSILEEECMFPKASDSTFKAKLYDNHLGKSPNFQKPRIVKGKPEAHFSLVHYAGTVDYNISNWLEKNKDPLNETVVGLYQKSNLKLLSMLFAGYAGSDSAQDAGGKGGKGGKKKGSSFQTVSALHRENLNKLMTNLRSTHPHFVRCIIPNETKTPGAMENPLVMHQLRCNGVLEGIRICRKGFPNRIQYGDFKQRYRILNPSAIPEGQFIDNKKAAEKLLGSLDIDHEQYKLGHTKVFFKAGLLGVLEEMRDDRLALIITGIQARSRGLLARLEFQKIVERRDSLLVIQWNIRAFMGVKNWPWMKMFFKIKPLLKSAETEKEMANMKEEFTKLKEAYAKSEARKKELEEKMVTLLQEKNDLQLQFQSEQDNLADAEERCEGLIKSKIQLEAKAKELTERLEDEEEMNAELTAKKRKLEDECSELKKDIDDLELTLAKVEKEKHATENKVKNLTEEMAALDEIIAKLTKEKKALQEAHQQTLDDLQSEEDKVNSLTKAKVKLEQQVDDLEGSLEQEKKIRMDLERAKRKLEGDLKLTQENVMDLENDKQQLEEKLKKKDFEISQQLGKIEDEQAMGAQLQKKLKELQARIEELEEELEAERAARAKVEKQRADLARELEEISERLEEAGGATSAQIELNKKREAEFQKMRRDLEEATLQHEATTAALRKKNADSVADLGEQIDNLQRVKQKLEKEKSELKLELDDVISNMEQIAKVKTNLEKMCRTLEDQVSEYRTKSEEAQRSISDFTMQKAKLQTENGELLRQMEEKDSLVLQLTRGKLSYTQQVEDLKRQLEEEVKAKNALAHAVQSARHDCDLLREQFEEEQEAKAEFQRSLSKANSEVAQWRTKYETDAIQRTEELEEAKKKLAQRLQEAEEAVEAANAKCSSLEKTKHRLQGEIEDLMVDVERSNAAAAALDKKQRNFDKVLAEWKQKYEESQSELESSQKEARSLSTELFKLKNSYEESLDHLETMKRENKNLQEEISDLTEQLGEGGKNIHELEKIRKQLEQEKAEIQTALEEAEGSLEHEEGKILRTQLEFNQVKADIERKLAEKDEEMEQAKRNQQRTVDTLQSSLEAETRSRNEALRLKKKMEGDLNEMEIQLSQANRQAAEAQKQLKGVHAHLKDSQLQLDDALRSNDDLKENIAIVERRNNLLQAELDELRSLVEQTERGRKLAEQELLDVSERVQLLHSQNTSLLNQKKKLEGDVAQIQNEVEEAVQECRNAEEKAKKAITDAAMMAEELKKEQDTCAHLERMKKNMEQTIKDLQHRLDEAEQIAMKGGKKQVQKLEARVRELENEIDMEQRKSSDSIKGVRKYERRIKELTYQTEEDKKNLARLQDLVDKLQMKVKSYKRSAEEAEEQSNVNLSKLRKLQHELEEAEERADIAESQVNKLRAKSRDPGAKKSHDEE encoded by the exons ATGTCAGGCGACGCCTTAATGGCGGAGTTTGGGCCAGCAGCGTCCTTCCTGAGAAAATCCGACAGGGAGCGACTGGAGGCCCAAACGCGACCTTTTGACATGAAGAGGGCCTGTTTTGTGCCCGATCCCGAAGTGGAGTACGTTAAGGCTACAGTTACCAGCAGAGATGGGGACAAAGTCACTGTTgacactgaaactggaaag ACTGTTACAGTTAAGGAGGTAGATGTCCACCCCCAGAACCCGCCAAAGTTCGATAAAATCGAAGACATGGCCATGTTCACCTTCCTCCATGAGCCTGCTGTGTTGTTTAACCTCAAAGAGCGTTACGCAGCATGGATGATCTAT ACCTACTCAGGACTCTTCTGCGTGACCGTCAATCCCTACAAGTGGCTGCCAGTGTACGATAAATCGGTGGTTAATGCCTACAGAGGAAAGAAGAGGAgtgaagctcctcctcacaTCTACTCCATCTCTGACAACGCCTATCAGTACATGTTGTCTG ACAGAGAAAACCAGTCAATCCTCATCAC TGGAGAATCTGGTGCAGGAAAGACTGTAAACACCAAAAGGGTCATCCAGTACTTTGCCAGCATTGCGGCTGTTTCTGGAAAGAAAGATCCAAGTCAGGAGAAAAAG GGAACCCTGGAAGATCAAATCATCCAGGCCAATCCTGCTCTGGAGGCTTTTGGAAATGCCAAGACCATCCGAAATGACAACTCTTCCAGATTT GGTAAATTCATTCGAATTCACTTTGGGGTGAGTGGAAAATTGTCCTCAGCTGACATTGAGACAT atctgTTGGAAAAATCTCGTGTCACTTATCAGCTCAAAGCTGAGAGAGACTATCACATCTTCTATCAGATTCTGTCCCAAAGGAAGCCAGAGCTGTTGG AAATGTTGCTGATCACCAACAACCCCTATGACTATGCGTACATCTCTCAAGGAGAAACAACCGTAGCCTCCATCAACGATGCAGAGGAGCTAATGGCTACTGAT GAAGCTTTTGATGTCCTGGGATTCACCCAAGAGGAAAAGAATGGCATCTACAAGTTGACTGGAGCTGTTATGCATTATGGAAATATGAAGTTCAAGCAGAAACAGAGGGAAGAACAAGCAGAGCCTGACGGCACAGAGG ATGTGGACAAAGTGGCATATCTTATGGGCCTGAACTCTGCTGACCTCATCAAGGGTCTCTGTCACCCGAGAGTTAAAGTAGGCAACGAGTGGGTCACCAAGGGCCAAAGTGTGCAGCAG GTGTACTACTCTATCGGTGCTCTGGGAAAGTCGGTATACGAGAAAATGTTCCTGTGGATGGTGGTGAGAATCAACCAGTCCCTCGATACCAAACAACCTCGGCAGTACTTCATCGGGGTGTTGGACATCGCTGGATTTGAGATCTTTGAT TTCAACACCTTTGAGCAACTGTGTATCAACTACACCAatgagaagctgcagcagtttTTCAACCACCACATGTTTGTGTTGGAGCAAGAGGAGTATAAGAAAGAGGGCATTGTGTGGGAGTTCATTGACTTTGGTATGGACTTGGCAGCCTGCATTGAACTCATTGAAAAG CCGATGGGCATCATGTCTATCCTTGAAGAGGAATGCATGTTCCCAAAAGCCAGTGACTCAACATTTAAGGCAAAACTATATGACAACCATCTGGGTAAAAGCCCCAACTTCCAAAAGCCCAGAATCGTTAAAGGGAAACCAGAAGCTCATTTCTCTTTGGTTCACTATGCTGGTACTGTTGATTACAACATCTCCAACTGGCTGGAAAAGAATAAAGATCCACTGAATGAGACTGTGGTTGGACTCTATCAGAAGTCTAACCTGAAGTTACTATCTATGCTATTTGCTGGGTATGCTGGCTCTGATTCAG CCCAGGATGCAGGAGGCAAAGGGGGGAagggaggaaagaagaaaggttCTTCCTTCCAGACTGTGTCTGCTTTGCACAGG gaaaatctgaacaaattaatGACCAACCTAAGGTCAACTCACCCTCATTTTGTTCGTTGCATCATCCCCAATGAGACCAAGACTCCTGGGGCTATGGAGAACCCTCTGGTCATGCACCAGCTGCGCTGTAATGGTGTGCTGGAAGGAATTAGAATCTGCAGAAAGGGATTCCCTAACAGGATTCAATACGGCGATTTCAAGCAAAG ATATCGCATCTTGAACCCAAGTGCCATCCCTGAAGGGCAGTTCATTGACAATAAAAAAGCAGCTGAGAAACTTTTGGGGTCTTTGGATATCGATCATGAGCAGTACAAGCTGGGACACACAAAG GTGTTCTTCAAAGCCGGCCTGCTGGGGGTACTGGAAGAGATGAGAGACGACCGTCTAGCTCTCATCATTACTGGGATTCAGGCAAGATCCAGAGGACTGCTTGCCAGGCTGGAGTTCCAGAAAATTGTTGAACGCAG GGACTCCTTGCTGGTGATCCAGTGGAACATTCGTGCCTTCATGGGTGTGAAGAATTGGCCCTGGATGAAGATGTTCTTCAAGATCAAGCCTTTGCTTAAATCAGCTGAGACCGAAAAGGAGATGGCAAACATGAAAGAGGAGTTTACCAAGCTCAAGGAGGCCTACGCCAAATCCGAAGCCCGCAAGAAAGAGCTTGAGGAAAAGATGGTCACCCTTCTCCAAGAGAAGAATGATTTACAGCTCCAATTTCAATCG GAGCAAGACAATCTAGCAGATGCTGAGGAGCGCTGTGAAGGTTTGATCAAGAGCAAAATCCAACTGGAGGCCAAAGCGAAAGAGCTGACAGAGAGGctggaggatgaggaggaaatGAATGCAGAGCTGACTGCCAAAAAGAGGAAGCTTGAGGACGAATGTTCAGAGCTTAAGAAAGACATTGATGATCTGGAGCTGACTTTGGCTAAAGTGGAAAAGGAAAAGCACGCCACTGAGAACAAG GTGAAAAACCTGACGGAGGAGATGGCAGCTTTGGATGAAATCATTGCCAAGTTgaccaaagaaaagaaagctcTTCAGGAGGCTCATCAGCAGACGCTGGATGACCTGCAAAGTGAGGAGGACAAAGTCAACTCTCTGACCAAGGCCAAAGTCAAGCTGGAACAGCAAGTCGATGAC CTTGAAGGATCACTGGagcaagagaagaaaataagaatGGATCTGGAAAGAGCCAAGAGGAAGCTGGAAGGGGACTTGAAGTTGACCCAAGAAAATGTGATGGACCTGGAGAatgacaaacagcagctggaggagaagcttaaaaa GAAAGACTTTGAAATCAGCCAGCAACTCGGTAAAATTGAGGATGAGCAGGCGATGGGTGCTCAACTTCAGAAAAAACTGAAGGAGTTGCAG GCCCGAATTGAAGAGCtcgaggaggagctggaggctgAAAGGGCTGCCCGGGCCAAAGTGGAGAAGCAAAGAGCCGACTTGGCCAGGGAGCTGGAGGAAATCAGTGAGAGGCTGGAGGAGGCCGGAGGAGCCACCTCGGCCCAGATCGAGCTGAACAAGAAGAGGGAGGCTGAGTTTCAGAAGATGCGCAGGGACCTCGAAGAGGCCACCCTGCAGCACGAAGCCACCACGGCTGCACTGAGGAAGAAGAACGCAGACAGTGTGGCCGACCTGGGAGAGCAGATCGACAACCTGCAGAGGGTCAAGCAGaagctggagaaggagaagagcGAGCTCAAGCTGGAGCTGGACGATGTGATCTCCAACATGGAGCAAATCGCCAAAGTGAAA ACCAACCTGGAGAAAATGTGCCGTACCCTGGAGGACCAGGTGTCTGAATACAGAACAAAATCAGAGGAGGCCCAGCGCTCCATTAGTGATTTCACCATGCAAAAAGCAAAGCTGCAAACTGAAAATG GGGAGCTTCTGCGGCAGATGGAGGAAAAGGACTCTTTGGTCTTGCAGCTGACCCGAGGGAAGCTGTCCTACACTCAGCAGGTTGAAGACCTCAAGAgacagctggaggaggaggtgaag GCCAAGAATGCACTTGCCCATGCAGTGCAGTCTGCCCGCCATGACTGCGATCTGTTGAGAGAGCAGTTtgaggaggagcaggaagccAAAGCCGAGTTCCAGCGCAGCTTGTCCAAGGCCAACTCCGAGGTGGCTCAGTGGAGAACTAAGTACGAAACCGATGCCATCCAAAGAActgaagagctggaagaagcaAA GAAGAAGCTAGCTCAACGCTTGCAGGAGGCTGAGGAAGCTGTTGAAGCTGCAAACGCTAAATGCTCCTCCCtggagaaaaccaaacacagGCTTCAAGGGGAAATCGAGGATCTCATGGTGGATGTGGAAAGATCTAATGCGGCTGCTGCAGCTTTGGACAAGAAGCAAAGAAACTTTGACAAG GTCCTGGCTGAGTGGAAGCAGAAGTACGAGGAGTCTCAGTCGGAGCTGGAAAGTTCTCAGAAAGAGGCGCGTTCCCTCAGCACTGAGCTGTTCAAGCTCAAGAACTCCTACGAAGAATCTCTGGATCATCTGGAGACCATGAAACGCGAAAACAAGAACCTTCAAG AGGAAATTTCTGACCTGACTGAGCAACTTGGTGAGGGAGGAAAGAATATCCACGAGCTGGAGAAGATCCGCAagcagctggagcaggagaaagCCGAGATACAAACGGCTCTGGAAGAAGCAGAG GGTTCTCTTGAGCACGAGGAGGGTAAGATCCTCCGAACCCAGCTGGAGTTCAATCAGGTGAAGGCGGACATTGAGCGCAAGCTGGCCGAGAAGGACGAGGAGATGGAGCAGGCCAAGAGGAACCAGCAGAGGACGGTGGACACCCTGCAGAGCTCCCTGGAGGCGGAGACTCGCAGCAGGAATGAGGCCCTTAGgctgaagaagaagatggaAGGAGATCTCAACGAGATGGAGATCCAGCTGAGCCAGGCCAACAGGCAGGCGGCAGAGGCTCAGAAGCAGCTCAAAGGAGTCCATGCCCACCTAAAG GACTCACAGCTGCAGCTGGACGATGCGCTCCGCTCCAATGACGATCTTAAGGAGAACATCGCGATTGTGGAGAGACGCAACAACCTGCTGCAGGCGGAGCTCGACGAGCTgaggtctctggtggagcaaaCCGAGAGAGGTCGCAAGCTGGCGGAGCAGGAACTGCTGGATGTCAGCGAGAGAGTTCAGCTGCTGCACTCTCAG AACACCAGCCTGCTGaaccagaagaagaagctggaggGAGACGTCGCCCAGATTCAGAATGAGGTGGAGGAGGCCGTGCAGGAGTGCAGAAACGCCGAAGAGAAGGCCAAGAAGGCCATCACCGACGCAGCCATGATGGCGGAGGAGCTGAAGAAGGAGCAGGACACCTGCGCCCACTTGGAGCgcatgaagaaaaacatggagCAAACCATCAAGGACCTGCAGCACCGCCTGGACGAAGCGGAGCAAATAGCGATGAAGGGCGGGAAGAAGCAGGTCCAGAAGCTGGAGGCCAGG GTCAGAGAGCTGGAAAATGAGATCGACAtggaacaaagaaaaagcagcgACTCTATCAAAGGGGTCCGCAAGTACGAGAGACGCATCAAGGAGCTCACCTACCAG ACGGAGGAGGACAAAAAGAACCTGGCCCGTCTGCAGGATCTGGTGGATAAGCTTCAGATGAAAGTGAAATCCTACAAGCGGAGTGCAGAGGAGGCC GAGGAACAGTCCAACGTAAACCTGAGCAAGCTGCGCAAGCTGCAGCACGAgctggaggaggcggaggagagGGCCGACATCGCAGAGTCCCAAGTCAACAAGCTGCGAGCGAAGAGCCGAGACCCCGGAGCTAAG aaatcgCATGATGAAGAATGA
- the LOC114136526 gene encoding mucin-5AC: MSTSDAAELEPRVAGVGGGETTTPQCATARTAWTPTASGHQDNTSAGSLGKDKAFHWGHSEVKIQNAAGSILVTSLILRLSNPKLGLEKTLEAWSSLVDPELAETKNSTLQVNGTSSSSSIETTSVCPSSETILFSTKKKEKLLNVVNHDLGITRNLNRTHILSNSSTRANEHNDLYGRPCESQSRRCPGSLIRTEKDKKQHQAHLENHSYFGNHSDEPVPMLSSTMVTVLAPQWGGRIRRTKRFDGTGYSEAQADLQEVANTSPNHQQGVKNVLMDGSKIPRRVLRTRSNTVGWSSKSDPSSLDFNTKKDMISTVSLDSGAISPLATSPMSWSPLSPNLNEQRHPQMDLQGRQSSLSSNPTTSSFLLSFRRVNPNTINSSQISVLPEGKSSSRNCSLNNNEQERPKSVLSPSPVSYRTTETGLALSPVGSDHRERNISEKFSFLTSPTSRTMKDNSYTQQSQMTQTGFTSSEPTFQRQQNCENVDNTIPFSESSISPNRYFPLDHSTPLKTHSLPRRTNLKSTSWWKQVSQEGSSPLSVKNTNKKDYEKTDSPSLTDNKRRGSYMLNRDNNNTVELAHKSNMNRSLKMRSPESERTAIQQHGLNVDNRQPQKPQSMPDYRPASKVSTVLAQTTLKQTKVPDKNDERKTLLSAHVPSSTSFTPMTSNLPADSFGKYNGSPLKSTSAPTSQNKMDTQKSSKLPLFHSYSSTPSDQPYSSQTTYNNSSSSNTKNTLSFQSQQASSNNKVHSSSAQTSTFTSKSNISPLGFKRSYVCLPKPYNSKPVTSLIPSVNTLNKTRGSYTSATPTTSSAPTPRSPSTLSPPVASTMTSPTPVSPSSLLTPPATPVIASPTSEPSPPKLKSIVYNSLEREPKKHGKRERRVTWQDSVDGQCSEPVSVEKPDFPQVQGNSSAPTNLTQSPPSVFSYPQSGSPEGGVHKTFNNTQPGKGGKYRSLSSDCAQVVTRERGINKHTVGDTMSSDQGVHGPFTTRQERTQSVESGTVQCHYSAPLSLPPDFPSGYKHRYSTPPYSTLMSTRQTKGELKTSPQTFLISQPSHLNHTPQTSSDANLFVSTFKPPLSPVRPSQTCLTPFQSGTAKQESSVCSLSDTDRVNNNNLQGHIQYQPNSQIQLFDNRVHVTSQSLLGDEEHSFSSTCVTETLVYRIKSKSDAATDTPKNTTPTSSQHNTNTLVSVETKFKPQPGSTQSSEAVERSCRHSDQSSGDGRSTKSRHSLDETSNTGTKESVLGKSRFYSVEVKNEESPKKSRFGIKRSVSTPSSGLSRSESDRVAKSHNKVDQMFNKLKQKFSSKRTEEDSSFPWKWRRTSLTPSVSGSSDVSSVSDASADSTKTLEERRQEKEMMLKNKAVKIEGTKRQTDNRYTLEPALSVGERKAGNELPIWSENPAQGNKREDLNSCAAPQSQIHLTVHGPVEKFDMCVNSERQHTATSPFLSCSDHSVDGSLSPNAAYPSQSRKSTPSPRSPFSPFSSLSPVSPFSTAEVFEDNVFFSPKLQRRRESSSPFEPVDGIRLGVSRRNRASTGPPTSSPGKENEPFTSSYADLKYGIEPGRSFSVSSVLSSRPARPGRISTGTRFMSVGDLSHPALSSASSGSELHQRSVTPAEMGQFYTQPEHDPRMSRFPCDAEKMRSRSLPRSLTQCLAKWSSGVPPSQSSASTPSNASLLRSPSINICHFSWDTEGPPTPPPTPPLSPVTRRMSKATSLPNPSFPSSPEAVHQADSQSSRAHRPSRGFVSSLNTFDESSGSNSDTTTDDEYYIDSDGGEKETEL; this comes from the coding sequence GTTAATGGAACTTCATCCAGCTCCTCCATAGAAACTACCAGCGTATGTCCATCGTCGGAGACAATCCTGTTTTCAaccaagaagaaagaaaaactcctcAATGTTGTTAACCATGATCTGGGAATAACCAGGAACCTGAACAGAACTCACATTCTTTCTAACAGTAGCACCAGAGCAAATGAACATAATGACTTGTACGGACGTCCATGTGAGTCACAGTCCAGACGGTGCCCCGGATCTTTAATTAgaactgaaaaagacaaaaaacaacaccaaGCACACCTGGAAAACCATTCTTATTTTGGCAACCATTCGGATGAACCTGTACCCATGTTGTCTTCCACCATGGTAACAGTTCTCGCTCCTCAGTGGGGTGGTCGTATAAGGCGGACCAAAAGGTTTGATGGAACTGGATATTCAGAAGCTCAGGCGGATTTGCAAGAAGTTGCAAATACGTCACCAAATCACCAACAAGGTGTAAAGAATGTGTTGATGGATGGATCGAAGATTCCAAGGAGAGTCCTGAGAACCAGAAGTAATACAGTGGGCTGGTCAAGTAAAAGTGATCCTTCAAGTTTGGATTTTAACACTAAAAAGGACATGATTTCAACTGTTTCATTAGATTCGGGTGCTATAAGCCCTTTAGCCACTTCTCCAATGTCTTGGTCTCCCCTGTCCCCTAACCTTAATGAACAAAGGCATCCCCAAATGGACCTCCAAGGACGACAATCATCTCTTAGCTCAAATCCAACAACGAGCAGCTTTCTCCTGTCTTTTAGAAGAGTTAACCCTAATACCATAAACTCCAGTCAAATTTCTGTCCTCCCTGAAGGGAAGTCCTCATCTCGGAACTGTTCTCTCAATAATAATGAGCAAGAGAGACCAAAGTCTGTTCTCTCTCCTTCACCGGTTTCTTACAGGACAACGGAAACCGGACTGGCACTCTCTCCTGTTGGTTCCGATCATAGAGAGAGAAACATATCTGAGAAGTTTTCATTTCTAACTTCACCAACAAGCAGGACTATGAAAGACAATTCTTATACCCAACAGTCTCAAATGACCCAAACTGGTTTTACATCTTCCGAACCTACATTTCAGAGGCAGCAAAATTGCGAGAATGTGGACAACACGATCCCATTCTCAGAGAGCTCAATTTCTCCTAATAGATATTTTCCGCTTGATCACTCTACTCCGTTAAAAACTCACAGTCTTCCAAGGCGAACAAACCTGAAATCCACTTCCTGGTGGAAACAAGTTTCTCAGGAAGGCAGTTCTCCTCTCagtgtgaaaaacacaaacaagaaagaCTATGAGAAAACGGACTCTCCGAGTCTGACAGACAACAAAAGACGGGGTAGTTATATGCTTAACCGTGATAACAACAACACAGTGGAGTTAGCTCACAAAAGTAACATGAACCGCTCTTTAAAGATGCGGTCACCTGAGTCAGAAAGAACTGCCATCCAGCAGCATGGCTTAAATGTAGACAATAGACAACCACAAAAACCTCAGAGTATGCCTGATTATCGGCCTGCTTCTAAAGTTAGCACAGTTTTAGCACAAACAACACTAAAGCAAACCAAGGTTCCAGACAAGAATGATGAAAGAAAGACTTTGCTCTCAGCTCATGTACCTTCATCTACTTCATTTACTCCCATGACCTCAAATCTGCCCGCAGACAGCTTCGGTAAATACAATGGTTCTCCACTTAAATCCACCAGTGCGCCTACATCTCAAAACAAAATGGACACACAAAAGTCGAGCAAACTCCCTCTTTTCCATAGTTATTCCTCCACTCCGAGCGATCAACCTTATTCTTCTCAAACTACCTACAACAACTCCTccagttcaaacaccaaaaatacACTCTCTTTCCAGTCTCAACAAGCTTCTTCTAACAACAAAGTTCACTCTTCTTCAGCTCAAACATCAACATTTACCAGTAAATCCAACATCTCACCTCTTGGTTTTAAAAGAAGTTATGTCTGCCTTCCTAAACCTTACAACTCTAAACCTGTGACCAGCCTTATTCCTTCGGTAAACACTCTCAATAAAACAAGAGGCAGCTACACATCAGCCACTCCAACCACATCCTCTGCTCCCACTCCTCGTAGCCCATCCACCCTAAGCCCTCCTGTCGCTTCCACCATGACATCACCAACTCCTGTGAGTCCCTCTTCTCTCCTAACGCCTCCTGCAACTCCAGTAATTGCTAGTCCCACCTCAGAACCTTCTCCCCCCAAGTTAAAAAGCATAGTTTATAACAGTCTAGAAAGAGAAccaaaaaaacatggaaagagagagaggcgAGTAACATGGCAGGACTCGGTGGATGGACAGTGTTCAGAGCCAGTCAGTGTGGAGAAGCCAGATTTTCCCCAGGTCCAGGGGAACTCTTCAGCTCCCACAAATCTCACCCAAAGTCCCCCCTCTGTCTTCTCGTATCCACAGTCCGGTAGCCCAGAAGGGGGTGTCCACAAGACTTTTAACAATACACAGCCgggaaaaggaggaaaatatcGCTCCTTATCATCCGACTGTGCTCAGGTAGTGACCAGGGAGCGTGGCATAAACAAGCACACAGTTGGTGATACTATGAGCTCCGACCAGGGAGTACACGGCCCATTTACAACCAGGCAGGAACGTACGCAGTCAGTGGAGTCTGGCACAGTTCAGTGTCATTACTCCGCTCCCCTTTCCCTCCCTCCTGATTTCCCCAGTGGTTATAAACATCGCTATAGCACCCCACCTTACTCTACACTAATGTCTACCAGGCAGACAAAAGGAGAGCTGAAGACCTCGCCACAGACTTTTCTGATTTCCCAACCTTCTCATTTAAATCACACTCCACAGACTTCATCAGATGCTAACCTATTTGTTTCCACTTTCAAACCCCCTTTGTCGCCTGTCAGACCATCCCAGACTTGTTTAACGCCCTTCCAAAGTGGAACTGCAAAACAAGAAAGCTCGGTATGCAGTCTTTCAGACACTGACCGGGTCAACAATAATAACCTTCAAGGCCACATCCAATATCAGCCAAATAGTCAAATACAGCTTTTTGACAACAGGGTTCATGTCACCTCACAGTCTCTTTTAGGTGATGAGGAACATAGCTTCTCTTCAACCTGTGTAACCGAAACACTTGTTTACAGAATTAAATCCAAATCAGATGCAGCTACAGACACCCCAAAGAACACCACACCTACATCTtcacaacacaacacaaacactttgGTTTCTGTGGAGACCAAGTTTAAGCCACAGCCAGGCTCAACACAGAGTAGTGAAGCAGTTGAAAGGTCGTGCAGGCATTCTGATCAGAGCTCCGGTGATGGCAGATCAACAAAGAGTAGACACAGTCTTGATGAAACCAGTAACACAGGCACAAAGGAGAGTGTTCTGGGTAAAAGTAGGTTTTATTCAGTTGAGGTTAAGAATGAAGAAAGTCCTAAGAAAAGCCGGTTTGGCATAAAGAGAAGCGTCAGCACACCAAGCTCTGGTTTATCTAGGTCGGAGTCGGATAGGGTCGCCAAGAGTCACAACAAAGTGGACCAGATGTTtaacaaactgaagcaaaaattCAGCTCCAAGCGAACAGAGGAGGATTCGTCCTTCCCATGGAAGTGGAGGCGAACTTCCCTAACACCTTCTGTCAGTGGATCAAGTGACGTAAGCAGTGTCAGCGATGCCAGCGCAGACAGTACCAAAACTCTGGAGGAGCGAAGACAGGAGAAAGAGATGATGCTGAAAAACAAGGCAGTGAAAATAGAGGgcacaaaaagacaaactgacAATAGATACACTCTCGAACCAGCACTGTCTGTTGGAGAAAGAAAGGCAGGAAATGAGTTGCCCATATGGTCAGAAAATCCCGCTCAAGGCAACAAAAGAGAGGATCTGAATTCTTGTGCCGCACCTCAAAGTCAAATTCATCTGACAGTCCATGGCCCAGTGGAAAAGTTTGATATGTGTGTAAACAGTGAGAGACAGCACACAGCGACAAGCCCGTTCCTCTCCTGTTCGGATCACAGTGTTGATGGGAGCCTCAGCCCTAATGCTGCTTATCCATCTCAGAGCAGGAAGTCTACGCCCAGCCCCAGGAGTCCCTTCTCACCATTTTCCTCTCTTTCACCTGTCTCCCCATTTTCAACTGCGGAAGTGTTTGAGGACAACGTATTCTTCAGCCCAAAGCTTCAGCGGCGCAGGGAATCCTCATCTCCATTTGAGCCCGTGGATGGAATCAGACTGGGAGTCTCAAGAAGGAACCGGGCATCTACTGGTCCCCCCACTTCAAGTCCAGGAAAGGAAAATGAACCCTTTACGTCATCGTATGCGGATTTAAAGTATGGCATTGAACCAGGGAGATCCTTTTCTGTAAGCTCTGTCCTCTCCAGTCGACCGGCACGGCCTGGACGGATTTCGACTGGAACCAGGTTTATGAGCGTGGGCGATCTTTCTCACCCCGCTCTATCTTCTGCAAGTAGTGGCAGTGAGTTGCACCAGAGGTCCGTCACACCTGCTGAAATGGGACAGTTTTATACCCAGCCTGAGCATGACCCTCGCATGTCACGTTTCCCTTGTGATGCTGAGAAGATGCGATCCAGATCTCTTCCTCGATCATTGACTCAGTGCTTGGCAAAGTGGAGCTCAGGAGTGCCCCCTTCTCAGTCTAGTGCTAGTACTCCCTCAAACGCAAGTCTTCTTCGCAGCCCCAGCATTAACATCTGCCACTTTTCATGGGATACAGAGGGTCCTCCAACCCCTCCTCCAACGCCTCCCCTCTCACCAGTAACCAGACGCATGTCCAAAGCTACTAGTCTTCCTAACCCCAGCTTTCCCAGCTCACCAGAAGCAGTACACCAAGCAGACAGCCAGTCCTCCAGAGCGCATCGCCCCTCAAGGGGCTTTGTGTCCAGTCTCAACACTTTTGACGAATCCTCAGGCAGCAACTCTGACACAACAACGGACGATGAATATTACATAGACTCAGACGGTGGAGAAAAGGAGACAGAGCTGTGA